The region AGCGGCGTTGGTCATATCCCTGCTTCTCCATAATTTGTCAAAATTCCGCCTGAACTGTGCGTTTTACAGACTGATACCCACAATTTCTCGATTAAGATGATTTGAGGCAATACCGCTGCGATGGTGCGAGTGTAGCAGGGCGCCGCCCTGTTGGTAAATCTCAAAACGCGCTTCCTGGTGCAAAGCAGGCCCACAAGAGCTTTTCCGCCAGGAAATAAGTGTTCCTGCTGTTGTATTTTGAAATACTACCATTGGCGTGCGTGCAAGACCACGCGCGACACAAGAAATCCTGCCTGCGGGCGCCTGCGCAACAGCCCTGCACGGCCATCGTTGCAGCTAAACACGATCTTTCTGCCAATGTTGTCTATACTGAAGGTGCAGTAGTATTGATAATTATCAAGTCTTTACATGAATACAATGCTGCCGCCGCGTCTACAATAAGAGGCGTTGCGCGCGCTGAGTCACTGCCAAAGGACCTGCCATGTATAAGAAAATTCTGATCGCCACGGACGGCTCCACCGTCTCCAACTTGACGGCCTGTGCCGGCGTTGCCTTTGCCGAACAGATGCACGCCGACATCCTTGCCGTGTACGTGGCGCCCGAATACCAGTACCCGGTGTACATCGAAATCATTCCACCAAGCTATCCCAGCGAGGAGGAATACCGCATCGCCATGCGCAAGGCGGGCGCCGACCACTGGCAGCCCATCCTCGACGCGGCCGCCAAGCGGGGCCTGCAGGCGACAGGCCTGACGGCCTTTTCCGACAGCCCGGCCCTGAAAATCGTGGAAGTGGCGCAACTGCAGCAATGCGACCTGATCTTCATGGGCTCGCATGGCCGCAGCGGCTGGGGTCAGTTGCTGCTGGGCAGCGTGACCAATAAAGTGCTGTCGCACTCGAAATTGCCCGTGCTCGTGCACAGGCTGATCAAGGAACCCGCGGCAAAATAAAAGGTCACATGGCCACGGGGCCAGCGCCATTGCCGATACACCAAGAAAAAGGCAAAGGCGCGACCGCTTCAGTTAAAATAACAACGTTTCTCGTTTCTTAACATTTGATTGTCCGGTGACGGACAGAGCAGATTACACGCCACCAGATTGCCCGCCTATGATACGTATTGTGATTGCCGACGACCACACCATCATGCGTGAAGGATTGAAGCGCATCCTTGACGGCGCGCCGGATATCGACATCGTGGGTGAAGCCATCGACGGCTTTGAAGTCCTCAACCACGTGCGCCAGGGCGGCTTCGACCTGTTGCTGCTAGACCTGTCGATGCCGGGCCGCAGCGGCGTCGACCTGATCCGGCAAATCCGCAGCGAGGCGCCCAAGCTGTCGATCCTGATCCTCACCATGCACGAGGAAGAGCAATATGCGGTGCGCGCCATCCGCGCCGGCGCGCAAGGCTATCTGACCAAGGAAAGCGCGGGCACCCAGCTCGTGGGCGCCATCCACAAGGTGGCGTCCGGGCGTCCCTACATCAGCGCCGAGGTGGCGGAGCAACTCGTGCTCAACATCATGATGCCGAATGAAAGCTTGCTGCATAAACAGTTGTCGGACCGCGAATTCGAAGTTTTTTCCCTGCTGGTGGCAGGCAAGTCGATCACGGAAATTGCCAACAACCTGCACCTGAGCGTCAAAACGGTGAGTACGCACAAGACGCGCATCATGCAAAAGATGGGCATGAGTTCGCTATCCGAAATGGTCCAGTATGCCGTCGCGCACCGCCTGCTATCGCCCTTCAAGACGTGATCCTCCTGGCGCGCGCCCGCGCGCCAACTGTAGGAACAATCCTACCTCGCCTACCACAGCTCCTACTGCCATATTCAGCCACTGCTGATATTAATTGCATACGGTTGTTGGCATACTGAAACCAGTAATCAAGTTGCTGGAAAGTTATTTCATCACACAGCAAGTCTTCAGCGAATTGAGCATTACCTGCCTGGACGCGCGCCGCCGACCCTTGCCTGCCCGCCGCCCCGTGCACCCCGTCATTCAACTCTGAACTACCTGTCACCAGGAGATGAACATGCTGTCCACGCAAACGCCCGACACCCGCGCTGCCTCACCATCGCTGGCCCCCTCTTCTCCAATGGAAGCGGGGCGCCAGCGCCAGGGCCGGCTCTGGTCGAACCTGAAGGAGGTGTGCGACCTGCTGCATATCTCCAGCGCCTGCACCATCGCCGCCGACGAACTGCTGTTCCAGCACGTGCAATTCAAGACGGGCCAGCGCGTGCACACGATCGGCCAACCGTTCGACACCCTGTACATCGTCAATTCGGGCTTCCTGAAAACCGTGCTGATCGATGAATTCGGCAATGAACAGGTACTCAGCTTCCCCATGAAGGGCGACATGCTGGGCGTCGACGGCATCCACTCGCGCCATTACTCCTCGGAAGCGGTGGCCCTGTCCGACTGCGACCTGATCCTGCTGCCGTTCAAGAAACTGACGGCGCTGGGCAGAGTCCACCTGGAACTGGAAAACGTCATGTACGGCGTGATGAGCCGCGAACTGGTGCGCGAGCAAGCCATGATCGGCATGCTGGGCGCCCTCAGCGCCGAAGCCCGCGTGGCGCGCTTCCTCGTCTCGCTGGCCGACCGCTTCGCGCAGATGGGCTATTCGAGCAAGCTGTTCAACCTGCGCATGACGCGCCATGAAATCGGCAGCTACCTGGGCCTGACCCTGGAAACGGTCAGCCGCACCTTGTCCGCCTTCAATGAAATCGGCCTGATCACGGTTGACCAGCGCACCATCGGCATCAAGGATCCGGACGCCCTGAAAACCCTGCGCCGCCTGCCGCCGTCGCGCTCGCGCGCCAAGCAACTGGCCGCCGCCAAGCTCAAGGCCGATACCACCGCCGCCGCCAGCGCCTCGGCGCAATTGCTGGCTACCATTTAGCGCCATCCCGATTTCCTCAAGCTTGGCACAGGCTTGACCCGGCCAAGGCGCACGACGCCTTGCCGGGTCTTTTTTGCCGCCCCCGCCTCCCGCGCCGCTCCTGCGGCCTGCTTTGCGCAGCACGATCGTCCACGCTGCCATGTCACCATAAAAAAGCACGGATTCCGCACAAATAAGCCTTGCTTTTCGGGCCACATTCAACAATAATGCAAATACGAATCATTCTCAACTGAGATAAAGAAAGCCCAACATGCAAAGCTCAAAACCAGCCTTGATCCAGGATGCCGCTACCGCCCACGTCCGTCCTCCCGTCAGCATGGCCCAGCCGGCACGCCGCATCACCAGCGAAGCGCTGCTGCAGCAGGGACGCGAAGTGGAGATTGAGCACAGCGGCAAGATCTATCGCCTGCGCGTCACCCAATTGAACAAGCTGATCCTGACTGCCTGAAGCAGCACGGCAGCCAGTCACCACACTCGCCAGCCAGTCGCGCCCCGCGCGCGCAGCCAGCCAAACCACCGCACAGGAGTGTTTGATGGCGAACGACCGACCTTCCCCGATGTTTCCTTCTCCGCAAGGCCAGCAGCCTGAATTGCTGCTGTCGGCCGTGCTGCACCTGATGTCGCACTACCATGCGGGCAGTCCCTGCGAGAAACTGGCCGGTGTCATCGAACGCCATCTGCAAGTGCTGTCGGGTTCGCCCGGCCTGGGTCCCGTGCTGCAAGCAACTTGCCAGCAACTGTCACAGCAGTGGGCAGCCCTGGTGGCGCTGCACAAGCCCGCACCACCCAGGAGCACCTTGCTCGATCGCCTGGCACGCATGCTGAGCGCCAAGCGCCCTGCCTCGCCCCTGCCGCAATAATTTCTTTTCCATCCCACCGTCCAACAGGATATCGCCATGTGTGACAAAGACCAGTCCCTGCCCGTCATCAGCAATTGTTCCAGCGGCGGGGCCGACACGGCCGCGCTCGCTTCGCGCCGCCGCCGGCTGTGGGAACTGTCGCATACCTGTCATTGCCCCCTGGTCGGCGTGGGCTTGCCCTTGGGCTACCTGCGCAAGCTGGTGGGCAAGATGACGGGCGGGCGCGTGCTGGCCGACGACTATGAAGTGCACGTGGGCGCCGTGACGGAATGCGGCGCGCGCAACCGCCTGTCCGAAGCGCTGCAAAAGGAACTCGAACGCCGCTACGCCCCCGTGATCCTGCGCTTTCGCGGCGCCAAGACCACGGAACAAGTGGCCGAACTGTGGCGCACGGCCGTCGCCAACGGCGACGTGTCGGGCGCTTTCTGGGCCGGCCTGACGCACCCGCGCTGCGATGCCGAGCTGGAAGAGCAGATGTGCCGCGACCTGCACATGATCCAGCACCAGGCCGGCGCCTGCGTGCGCGCCGACATGGGAAAATTTACGGCCTTGCAGGAAGAAAACGCGCGCCTGGCGCACGAACTGGCCAAGCTGCAACAACGCAGCCAGGCCGCGCTGATGGAAAAAACGGGCGAGCTGGAACGCCAGGAAGCCGTGCTGCTGCGCACGCGGGCGGAATCTATCGGCAAGGATAGCGTGATCGACGGCTTGCGCGCGGAACTGGCCCAATTGCAAGCGGCCATCCCGGCGCTGGAATCACGCACCCGCCTGGTCGAACGCCTGGCGCAAATGGATGAGCGCGAGAAGGAATTGCGCCAGCAAATCGCGGAATTGAAGCAGGCCCAGCCACGCCCAGCCGCTGTCGTACCGCCACCGGCGCCAAAGCTGGAAGTGCCGACCGGCGGCAAGCTGAAAATGCCGATCCGCTTGGTCGATCAAAGCGTCTTGTGCGTGGGCGGACGCAGCGGCAATGTCGCCACCTATCGCGCCCTGATCGAGCGGGTCGGCGCGCAGTTTGCCCACCACGACGGCGGCCTGGAAGACAATGCCAACCTGCTCGATTCGAGCCTGGCGGCGGCCGACCTGGTGATTTGCCAGACGGGCTGCATCAGCCACAGCGCCTACTGGCGCGTGAAAGATTATTGCAAGCGCACGGGCAAGCGCTGCGTCTTCATCGACAACCCCAGCATCTCCAGCCTGGCGCGCGGCTTGCAGGAAGTGAGTGGCGAAATGGAGCCAGCCGCGCTGGACGCCGCCGACTAGAGCCTAAGCCTAAGCCTGCAATTCGCGCGCGATGGCCTCGCGCAACAGCGCATCATCGACCGTGGTGTCGGGCGCGAAACGCCCCACCACCTTGCCATCCTTGCTGATCAAAAACTTCTCGAAATTCCACAACACGTCGCTGGGCTGCTCCTGCGTAATGCCGTAGCCAACCAGCTTGGCGCGGAAATCGCTGCCTGGCTTTTCCTGCGCCCGCGGCTGCTCCTGCACCAGGCGCTGGTACAGCGGATGCTGGCCAGGCCCCTTGACGACGATTTTCTCAAACATGGGAAATTGCACGCCAAACGTGCCGCGGCAAAAGTCCGCGATCTCGGCATTGCTACCCGGCTCCTGCGCGCCGAATTCATTGGCGGGAAAACCGGCCACCACCAGGCCTTCGGCCTGC is a window of Janthinobacterium rivuli DNA encoding:
- a CDS encoding universal stress protein, with the translated sequence MYKKILIATDGSTVSNLTACAGVAFAEQMHADILAVYVAPEYQYPVYIEIIPPSYPSEEEYRIAMRKAGADHWQPILDAAAKRGLQATGLTAFSDSPALKIVEVAQLQQCDLIFMGSHGRSGWGQLLLGSVTNKVLSHSKLPVLVHRLIKEPAAK
- a CDS encoding response regulator; protein product: MIRIVIADDHTIMREGLKRILDGAPDIDIVGEAIDGFEVLNHVRQGGFDLLLLDLSMPGRSGVDLIRQIRSEAPKLSILILTMHEEEQYAVRAIRAGAQGYLTKESAGTQLVGAIHKVASGRPYISAEVAEQLVLNIMMPNESLLHKQLSDREFEVFSLLVAGKSITEIANNLHLSVKTVSTHKTRIMQKMGMSSLSEMVQYAVAHRLLSPFKT
- a CDS encoding Crp/Fnr family transcriptional regulator is translated as MEAGRQRQGRLWSNLKEVCDLLHISSACTIAADELLFQHVQFKTGQRVHTIGQPFDTLYIVNSGFLKTVLIDEFGNEQVLSFPMKGDMLGVDGIHSRHYSSEAVALSDCDLILLPFKKLTALGRVHLELENVMYGVMSRELVREQAMIGMLGALSAEARVARFLVSLADRFAQMGYSSKLFNLRMTRHEIGSYLGLTLETVSRTLSAFNEIGLITVDQRTIGIKDPDALKTLRRLPPSRSRAKQLAAAKLKADTTAAASASAQLLATI
- the hemP gene encoding hemin uptake protein HemP, which translates into the protein MQSSKPALIQDAATAHVRPPVSMAQPARRITSEALLQQGREVEIEHSGKIYRLRVTQLNKLILTA
- a CDS encoding DUF2325 domain-containing protein, whose product is MCDKDQSLPVISNCSSGGADTAALASRRRRLWELSHTCHCPLVGVGLPLGYLRKLVGKMTGGRVLADDYEVHVGAVTECGARNRLSEALQKELERRYAPVILRFRGAKTTEQVAELWRTAVANGDVSGAFWAGLTHPRCDAELEEQMCRDLHMIQHQAGACVRADMGKFTALQEENARLAHELAKLQQRSQAALMEKTGELERQEAVLLRTRAESIGKDSVIDGLRAELAQLQAAIPALESRTRLVERLAQMDEREKELRQQIAELKQAQPRPAAVVPPPAPKLEVPTGGKLKMPIRLVDQSVLCVGGRSGNVATYRALIERVGAQFAHHDGGLEDNANLLDSSLAAADLVICQTGCISHSAYWRVKDYCKRTGKRCVFIDNPSISSLARGLQEVSGEMEPAALDAAD
- a CDS encoding glutathione peroxidase → MSDSIYDIPLRRINGEPTSLDAYRGKVVLVVNVASACGLTPQYEGLEKLYADKQAEGLVVAGFPANEFGAQEPGSNAEIADFCRGTFGVQFPMFEKIVVKGPGQHPLYQRLVQEQPRAQEKPGSDFRAKLVGYGITQEQPSDVLWNFEKFLISKDGKVVGRFAPDTTVDDALLREAIARELQA